CTATGTAGATGAGTTATTTGTAAACAAACAAAAAGAATTATTTATACCACAGTGCTATAACGGAAATTTAGATGATTTGGAAATATATTATCAAAAGATAAATATGTATTATTCATTTTCTAAAATATTTAATTTAAAAATGGATGTAAATTGGGTTTATGATGAAAGAATTAAAATAAGCGAAGAAATAAATGAGATACTTTTGAAAATTTAATACTAAATTCTATGGAAAGACCAGATATAGTGAGTTTTGGAGATGTTGCAATTAGAAGAGGTATGATGAAATTATATGGTCTTTCCAATATTACAGAGGAGGAATTTAGCAGATAAAAAAATAATTATTCTTTATATTGTTCTTTAGCATTTGTTAATTTCAATCCACTACAAAAACTATCACAGACAGCCCAGTTATCAATTTTAGGAATAAAGTTATATACATATTGAAGAATAGTCTCAATATCTGTATTCACATATCCAATAACCATACCTTTTAATATAATTTCCTCAAAATAATCATTTGGTGAAGTACATAAAAATTTTCCCCAATCATTTTTAGCTAATTCTTTAGCAAGGTTTCTAAGAAGAGGCATACGTACACCTATAATATTATTAACCCCAATAATATAAAGTTGGAAACTTAGATTATATAGTATTTAATAAAGTAAAATTAAATTTTTATATTGATGAAATAGGGGAGGGAGTTAATTGAATAATAATATCATTGAAATGAGGAACATTACAAAAAGTTTTTTTATAGGAAAATCAAACCAGTTAGATATTCTTAAAGGTATTAATATTAATATAAAAAAGGGGGAATTTGTAGCTATTGTTGGTGCATCTGGATCAGGTAAAAGCACTTTAATGAATATTATAGGTGCCCTTGATAGACAAACTTCAGGTGAATATATTCTTAATGACATAGATATTAGCCAAATTAATGACAATAGTTTATCAGAAATAAGAAATAAGAAGATAGGCTTTGTCTTTCAAACTTCTAATTTGATACCTAGAACAAATTCATTACAAAATGTAGAACTACCAATGCTATATTCTGGAGTAGATAGAAAAACAAGAAGAAATCGAGCTAAGGAGCTCTTACAATTAGTAGAGATGGAAGATAGAATGACTCATCTACCAAATGAGTTATCAGGTGGACAAAAGCAAAGAGTTGCAATTGCTCGTGCTCTTGCTAATGATCCTGATATTATACTTGCAGATGAACCAACAGGAGCCCTTGACTCAGAAACAGGAAGATTAATTATGAATATATTTCACAGTATTCACGAAACACAAGGAAGAACCATAATATTAATAACTCATGAAATGAAACTTGCAAGTGAAACTCAAAGAATAATAACGTTAAAAGATGGACAAATAATAGATGAAAAAAATAATGTTTCTAAAAAGTATATAGTCTAAATTAATTATTGACAAAATTCGAGATTAATTGGCGTTATATATAAACGTTTTAATGCATTCATGTATAGTACCACTTTATTTTATTAAGTCAAATTTTAGAATAAATTCAAAAAACTTAGAAAATAAGAGGAATAATATTATTAAATTTTAATAATATTAGCAATAATATATTTATATCTATATAAAATTAGGGTATAATTTATTTGTTTGAGATTTTTTTAAGAAAATAATAATCATACTTATTAAGTGAAACTTTTCAAGTGGAGTATCATACTCTAGTTGAATTTAGTTATAATTGTACCCACAAAGGGCACTTCGTCTAGTGTTATGCAGTTTTTAACTGCCATTTAAACAATTTGGCAAGTTAGAATAGCTATATATTAGATAGAATAATTAAAAAAGGGGAAAACAAATG
The DNA window shown above is from Clostridium beijerinckii and carries:
- a CDS encoding peptide ABC transporter ATP-binding protein; protein product: MNNNIIEMRNITKSFFIGKSNQLDILKGININIKKGEFVAIVGASGSGKSTLMNIIGALDRQTSGEYILNDIDISQINDNSLSEIRNKKIGFVFQTSNLIPRTNSLQNVELPMLYSGVDRKTRRNRAKELLQLVEMEDRMTHLPNELSGGQKQRVAIARALANDPDIILADEPTGALDSETGRLIMNIFHSIHETQGRTIILITHEMKLASETQRIITLKDGQIIDEKNNVSKKYIV